From the Diceros bicornis minor isolate mBicDic1 chromosome 19, mDicBic1.mat.cur, whole genome shotgun sequence genome, one window contains:
- the LOC131418201 gene encoding signal-regulatory protein beta-1-like produces the protein MPVPASQPLPPPPCLLLTLLLGLTGVAGEELQVIQPEKSVSVAAGETATLRCTMTSLLPVGPTQWFRGTGPGRELIYSFKGGHFPRVENVADTTKRNSTDYSIRISNITPADTGIYYCVKFQKGSPDDVEFKSGPGTQLTVSAKPSPPVLSGPTARATPEQTVSFTCESHGFSSRNITLKWLKNGNELSASQTNVDPEGDGVSYSVSSTAKVVLAPGDVRSQVICEVAHVTLQGDPPLRGMANLSETLRVPPTLEISQHPTAGNQMNVVTCEANKFYPQHLKLTWLENGNVSRTETASTLIESKDGTFIQMNWLLVNSSAHREDVELTCQVEHDGQPVVTKQHTVEASAHQKEQDTGGTPGEASTPTDLIPHLFLC, from the exons GAGTGGCAGGTGAGGAGCTGCAGGTGATTCAGCCTGAGAAGTCAGTGTCTGTTGCAGCTGGAGAGACGGCCACTCTGCGCTGCACCATGACCTCCCTGCTCCCTGTGGGGCCCACTCAGTGGTTCAGGGGGACCGGGCCAGGCCGGGAGTTAATCTACAGTTTCAAAGGAGGCCACTTCCCCCGAGTAGAAAATGTTGCAGACACCACAAAGAGAAACAGCACGGACTATTCCATTCGCATCAGTAACATCACCCCAGCAGACACTGGTATCTACTACTGTGTGAAATTCCAGAAAGGGAGCCCTGATGACGTGGAGTTTAAGTCTGGACCAGGCACCCAGCTCACCGTGAGTG CCAAACCCTCTCCCCCCGTGTTATCTGGCCCCACGGCGAGGGCCACGCCTGAGCAGACAGTGAGCTTCACCTGCGAGTCCCACGGCTTCTCCTCCAGAAATATCACCCTGAAATGGCTCAAAAATGGGAATGAGCTCTCAGCCTCCCAGACCAACGTGGACCCAGAGGGAGACGGCGTTTCCTACAGCGTCTCCAGCACAGCCAAGGTGGTGCTGGCCCCGGGGGATGTTCGCTCCCAGGTCATCTGCGAGGTGGCCCACGTCACTCTGCAGGGGGACCCTCCTCTTCGTGGGATGGCCAACTTGTCTGAGACCCTCCGAG TTCCACCCACCTTGGAGATTTCCCAACACCCGACGGCAGGGAACCAGATGAACGTGGTCACTTGTGAGGCGAACAAGTTCTACCCCCAGCACCTAAAGCTGACCTGGTTGGAGAACGGAAACGTGTCCCGAACAGAAACCGCCTCAACCCTTATAGAGAGCAAGGATGGGACCTTTATCCAGATGAACTGGCTCCTGGTGAACTCATCTGCCCACAGGGAGGATGTGGAGCTCACCTGCCAGGTGGAGCATGATGGACAGCCAGTGGTCACCAAACAGCATACCGTGGAGGCCTCTGCCCACCAGAAGGAGCAGGACACAGGTGGAACACCTGGTGAGGCCTCCACTCCAACTGACCTGAttcctcatctttttttatgttga